The Archangium primigenium genomic interval TGGTGGCCCCGCCCACGTTCCCCGCCTCGTTCAGCTCCGCGGCGGACCTGCGCGAGCTTTTGGGCGTGGGCATCAAGAGCCTGCTGCACGCCGAGCAGTCGTTCGAGTACGAGCGGCCCATCTTCGCCGGCGACCGCATCTTCGTCGCCACGCGCGTGGCCGAGGTGCTCGAGCGCACGGGCCCCGCGGGCAAGATGGATGTCGCCGTCATCGAGGACGAGGGCCGCGATGAAGAGGGCAACCTCGTCTTCCGCGCCCGCCGCACCCTCATCGTCCGCGCCGCCAAGGAGAATTCGTGATGCCCGCGCGCAAGTTGTACTTCGAAGGCATTCGTGTCGGTGACGAGCTGCCGGCGCTCGCCAAGGCCCCCATCGATCGCGTGCAGTTGTCGCGCTACGCCGGCGCCTCGGGCGACTTCAACCCCGTCCACGTGGACGAGCTGTACGCCAAGAGCGTGGGCATGCCGTCCGTCTACGCCCCGGGCATGCTCATCATGGGCATGCTCGGCCAGCTCATCAGTGACTGGGCGCGCGGCGGGCAGTTGCGCCGCTACCACGTGCGCTTCATCAAGATGGTGTGGCCGGGCGACACCGTCGTGTGCAAGGGCCGCGTGAGCGACCGGCACGGCGAGGGTGGCCGCTACTTCGTCGAGGTGGACCTCTGGGCGGAGAACCAGAAGGGCGAGCTGGTGATGAAGGGCAGCTCCGTCATCCAGCTCTTCTACTCGCTCGAGGACGAGAACCGGCAGCGCTCCGGCCAGTCCCCCATCGTCGTGGACGTGCCGCGCGAGAGCCTCCTGCAGGCCTCCGCCACCGCCGCGCCCCCGGGCGAGGAGGACGACACCAAGGGCGGCAGTCTGTCCGGCAAGAAGACGACGTCCAAGCCCGCCGCCAAGACGGCCGTGGCCCCGGACGCCACGAAGAAGGCCTCGAAGTAGGGGATTTTTCACTCGCGGTAGTCCCGGGGGGGAGGTCTTCTGGCACCCCTCCAACGCGAGGTGTCAATCTCGGTTGACTCCAGAATCAATCGACGTAACCTTCCCCGCATCCCACTCGGGGCCTGGCTCAC includes:
- a CDS encoding MaoC family dehydratase; translated protein: MPARKLYFEGIRVGDELPALAKAPIDRVQLSRYAGASGDFNPVHVDELYAKSVGMPSVYAPGMLIMGMLGQLISDWARGGQLRRYHVRFIKMVWPGDTVVCKGRVSDRHGEGGRYFVEVDLWAENQKGELVMKGSSVIQLFYSLEDENRQRSGQSPIVVDVPRESLLQASATAAPPGEEDDTKGGSLSGKKTTSKPAAKTAVAPDATKKASK
- a CDS encoding MaoC family dehydratase N-terminal domain-containing protein, which translates into the protein MLDKNAIGRASPPFLNEVEKGAIRRFAESLGDYNPIYYDEEYARASGYPTVVAPPTFPASFSSAADLRELLGVGIKSLLHAEQSFEYERPIFAGDRIFVATRVAEVLERTGPAGKMDVAVIEDEGRDEEGNLVFRARRTLIVRAAKENS